One genomic window of Procambarus clarkii isolate CNS0578487 chromosome 43, FALCON_Pclarkii_2.0, whole genome shotgun sequence includes the following:
- the LOC138349929 gene encoding uncharacterized protein: protein MRNLQADDQGLGRLDAFLQPSRPPSLTPRPPVTTPRPPSLTPRPPVTTPRPPSLTPRPPVTTPRPPSLTPRPPVTTPRPPSLTPRPPVTTPRPPSLTPRPPVTTPRPPSLTPRPPDTTPRPPSLTPRPPVTTPRPPSLTPRPPVTTPRPPSLTPRPPSLTRHAHLPSRHAHLSPRPAHLPSRHAHLSPRHAHLPSRHAHLSPRHAHLSPRHAHLPSRPAHLSPRHAHLPSRPAHLPSRHAHLSPRHAHLPSRPAHLSPRHAHLPSHATPTFPHTPRPPSLTRHAHLPPRHAHLPPRPPITTPRPPTTTPRPPTTTPRPPTTTPRPPTTTPRPPTTTPTYHHATPTYRHAHLPPRPPTTTPRPPITTPRSPTITPTYHHAHQPPRHVHLPPRPPIITPTYHHATPTYHHVTPTYHHATPTYHNAHLPPRPPTTTPRPPITTPRPPTTTPTYHHAHLSPRHAHLSPRHAHLPPRPPTTTPRPPTTTPHPPITTPTYHHATPTYHHAHLSPRHAHLPPRPPTATPTYHHATPTYHHAHLPPRHAHLPPRHTHLSPRPPTNTPRPPTTTLRPPTTTPHPPITTPTYHHATPTYHHATPTYQHATPTYHHATPIYQHATPTYHHATPTYHHATPTYHHAHLPPRPPITTPTYHHAHLPPRPPTTTPTYHHATPTYHHATPTYHHATPTYHHATPTYHHATPTYHHAHLPPRPPTTTPTYHHATPTYHHATPTYHHTTPTYHHATPTYHHATPTYHHATPTSFSSYDG, encoded by the exons ATGCGCAACTTGCA GGCCGATGACCAAGGACTAGGTCGCCTGGATGCCTTCCTGCAGCCCTCTCGCCCACCTTCCCTCACGCCACGCCCACCTGTCACCACGCCACGCCCACCTTCCCTCACGCCCCGCCCACCTGTCACCACGCCACGCCCACCTTCCCTCACGCCACGCCCACCTGTCACcacgccccgcccaccttccctcaCGCCACGCCCACCTGTCACCACGCCACGCCCACCTTCCCTCACGCCACGCCCACCTGTCACCACGCCACGCCCACCTTCCCTCACGCCCCGCCCACCTGTCACCACGCCACGCCCGCCTTCCCTCACGCCACGCCCACCTGACACCACGCCACGCCCACCTTCCCTCACGCCCCGCCCACCTGTCACCACGCCACGCCCACCTTCCCTCACGCCACGCCCACCTGTCACCACGCCACGCCCACCTTCCCTcacgccccgcccaccttccctcaCACGCCACGCCCACCTTCCCTCACGCCACGCCCACCTGTCACcacgccccgcccaccttccctcaCGCCACGCCCACCTGTCACCACGCCACGCCCACCTTCCCTCACGCCACGCCCACCTGTCACCACGCCACGCCCACCTGTCACCACGCCACGCCCACCTTCCCTCACGCCCCGCCCACCTGTCACCACGCCACGCCCACCTTCCCTcacgccccgcccaccttccctcaCGCCATGCCCACCTGTCACCACGCCACGCCCACCTTCCCTCACGCCCCGCCCACCTGTCACCACGCCACGCCCACCTTCCCTCACACGCCACGCCCACCTTCCCTCACACGCCACGCCCACCTTCCCTCACACGCCACGCCCACCTACCACCACGCCACGCCCACCTACCACCACGCCCACCTATCACCACGCCACGCCCACCTACCACCACGCCACGCCCACCTACCACCACGCCACGCCCACCTACCACCACGCCACGCCCACCTACCACCACGCCACGCCCACCTACCACCACGCCCACTTATCACCACGCCACGCCCACCTATCGCCACGCCCACCTACCACCACGCCCACCAACCACCACGCCACGCCCACCTATCACCACGCCACGCTCACCTACCATCACGCCCACCTATCACCACGCCCACCAACCACCACGCCACGTCCACCTACCACCACGCCCACCTATCATCACGCCCACCTATCACCACGCCACGCCCACCTATCACCACGTCACGCCCACCTACCACCACGCCACGCCCACCTACCACAACGCCCACCTACCACCACGCCCACCTACCACCACGCCACGCCCACCTATCACCACGCCACGCCCACCTACCACCACGCCCACCTACCACCACGCCCACCTATCACCACGCCACGCCCACCTATCACCACGCCACGCCCACCTACCACCACGCCCACCTACCACCACGCCACGCCCACCTACCACCACGCCACACCCACCTATCACCACGCCCACCTACCACCACGCCACGCCCACCTACCACCACGCCCACCTATCACCACGCCACGCCCACCTACCGCCACGCCCACCTACCGCCACGCCCACCTATCACCACGCCACGCCCACCTACCACCACGCCCACCTACCACCACGCCACGCCCACCTACCACCACGCCACACCCACCTATCACCACGCCCACCTACCAACACGCCACGCCCACCTACCACCACGCTACGCCCACCTACCACCACGCCACACCCACCTATCACCACGCCCACCTACCACCACGCTACGCCCACCTACCACCACGCCACGCCCACCTACCAACACGCCACGCCCACCTACCACCACGCCACGCCCATCTACCAACACGCCACGCCCACCTACCACCACGCCACGCCCACCTACCACCACGCCACGCCCACCTACCACCACGCCCACCTACCGCCACGCCCACCTATCACCACGCCCACCTACCACCACGCCCACCTACCGCCACGCCCACCTACCACCACGCCCACCTACCACCACGCCACGCCCACCTACCACCACGCCACGCCCACCTACCACCACGCCACGCCCACCTACCACCACGCCACGCCCACCTACCACCACGCCACGCCCACCTACCACCACGCCCACCTACCGCCACGCCCACCTACCACCACGCCCACCTACCACCACGCCACGCCCACCTACCACCACGCCacgcccacctaccaccacaccacgcccacctaCCACCACGCCACGCCCACCTACCACCACGCCACGCCCACCTACCACCACGCCACGCCCACATCATTCTCCTCATACGACGGGTGA